From the Eschrichtius robustus isolate mEscRob2 chromosome 3, mEscRob2.pri, whole genome shotgun sequence genome, the window tcattctactctTGTGCAGCTGGGATTTTAAGAGTCTCAGCTGCCCGGGGACAGCTCAGTGAAATAATTCCCTACCTCCAAGATTCTCTGTCCTCCAACTGATTGTAAGATTCAATGCCTCTGAAATTCTAAGTCTCAGATTCTATGACAGATGATAAGACTCTATGATTCACTCATTCGAACATTCTTAGCTTCTGATTGTCTTATTCTAAGATTCTACCATTCTAATTCTGAGGTTCTATGGGCTCAAAAATTCTAAGGGTGGAAGATTCTATGAGCCTCTGTAGGTTGGGGCTATAAGGGggagtgtgtgtctgtgcctgGATAAAATGTAAGCCGGGGCTGGGGGGGCAGGGCCAGGGAGCAAGGGGTGGGCACGGGAATCCGGCATTTTCTGGAAGGCACAGACATTCATTCCCTGTGGCCTCTTTGCCATCACAATGTTGAGCCCTTGAGAGTGCATGGCAGTTGGCGGGGCAGGGCAAGCTTTCCAGGGCACTGGGCTgatatccctcctccccccaccatggGCACTGCCCCCCCTTCTtttgccccctcccaccccccccccctttcccacGGGGGCACAACTAACATGGCGTTCCTGGCCGAGgctgagctgagcagggggctggggACCGCTCCACACGCTGAGCAGGGGAGGAGCAGGCTGGCCCAGGGGCACCGCTCCGACCTCGGGGGCGGCACAGACATGGGAGAAGGGGGGAGACACACGGGAAGTGGGAAGAGATGGGGCAGTGTGAGCCCcgagtggggtgggagggggagggcagatgagagagagagaggtgggttAGGGTGGGCGAGGGGCTGCAGCTGAGCACACCGGGTGCCCACCTTGCCTGCACCCTTGATGCACCAAGGTCAGGGAGCCCCGGTCGCATCATCAAGCCCTGAGTCTCCAAGAGTGGCTGTGGCCCACCCTCCCTACAGCATTTCCCACAAGGCCAAGTCACAGCGAGCCCCCTCCCCTTACCCGGCCCTCTGCTTCTTGGACTTGTCTGAGATGCCATCACGAGCCATGAGCTTGTTGAAGACGATGATTCCGATGAGCATATTCACCTGGGGGCCCGGTGGAGTGGGGTAGGGGAAGACAGGATCACCAGATGCCCTCCTGGCAGGGAAATCCCCAGGTGGAGGAGGTAGACCCCCTGGGGCCATGCCCCTCCCAGGATGCTGCAGGGGCACATACCAGGACAATGACAGCTGCTGGGCCCACGAAGGCATAAAGCAGACCACCCTCCAGAGAGAGCCAGCAGCTGGGGAGGGCGGAAAGAGGGGGTATCAGACAACCAGTGGGCCCGCTCCCATGCTCAAACACCATCCCTCAGGGCTCCCTGAGCTGCCAGGTCACCTTACGCATGGGGCAGGGACCCAGACAGGGTGAGAGCGAGCCACTGACTGTTGCTGAGACCCTCTAACAAGGGCCCTGGGGCTACCAGGGTTGATCCCTGACCTAAATGGTTCTGAGATTATCCAATCCCAGCACAGCCTTTTATAGTCAGGGAAACAGGCTGAGACGGGAGAATGTGCCCAAAGTCCCACAGCAGGAGTGGGCCAGGATCACAGCCCGAGAAGTCTGGAGGCCTATCAGGTCCACTGACTCCCGCTTCCCACCCCGGGAAGGCCCACGTACTAGCTGGATGTACCGTATCCTTTGGTGCGGGTAAAGCCGACCGACACGGCCACCACCAGGGCAGGCAGACCTGGGGGAGCGGGGGAGCCAGAGTGAGATGGCCGCTCGTCCTCAGGGTCCTTCATTCTCCCAGACCCCCAGCCCAGCTGACCCCTGTGCCCAGAGAGCAGGGCCGGGGCCGGAAGCTCACTTGCTGCCCCTGCCCCCAAGGCCCAGTGACAGGGTCCAGCACGAGCCCTGCTCACCCCAGCCCAGGCAAAGGAAGCGCTTGCGGACGAGGCGGGTGCGCATCCGTCCGATGACAGCCAGGTAGGACTGCCAGGCCTCAGTGAGCACCCAGCAAAAGGACGAGAGGAAGAAAAAGTGCAGGAAGGCGGCTGTCATGGTGCACACACCCtgcagggagaaggagagggagggagtggcCCTGAGCAGCCGCCAGGGTGGGAGGCGCCGGGCTTCCCACGTCTGCTGCTGGGCGCTGCCACAGCCGcccacctgagctccgcctcccaCAGAACCCTGCCAGGCACCCCCGTCTTCCTGCACCCACACACAGCACGACACAGGCCCGGTGACACGCACACGGCACTCGGCATCCAGGAGGCGGGCGGGCAGGCTGCCCACGCACAGACGGGGCTGTCAGGGAGGGGGACAAACAGGAGTGCCTGCCACGTCATGGCCGGGTGGGCCCCACGTCTGGCACCAGCAGGGCTGGCGCTGTGCAGAGAGGGCCGAGGGGGCATAAGGGACAGCCAACACAGATCAGATGCGGGCAAGTGGCACAGGAGGCTTCGCTTGGGCTCCCACATGCCCGCAGACACGCCCAACACACGTGTGCACAGGCGCTCGGCTCACGTACACGTTCACAGATGTACACAGACATCCCTCACTGGAGTACACACACCCCCTCTCCGACTCCCTCATGTACGCTCACACACTATCTcccacacacaccctcacccaaCACCCAGCTTGAGTGTCTACACACATCCGGCACTTAGTTTCATACACACGAGCACACGCGCCATCCCCCCTTCGCCCCACTCTCACACCCCGGCCCCCCTGTGAGCCTGCACCTGCCTTGCTCAGCACCCGCGACTGGCCCACGAGGATCAGGATGTTGGATGCCAGGATAGATAGGCAGAAATTCAGCAGGATGATGGAGCGTTCCGATTTTATAAACCTGGTGGGGCACAGTGGGCAGAGACAGGGGAGCTAGCCCAACCTGGGGTGGCAGGCcacctcccgccccgcccctcgccccccccaaccccccaccgtCCCACCTACCTCCAGAAGGCGGCATAGATGGCAAGGAGGGTGAGCAGCGCCATGCAGGACACAGCACAGCCGATCACAAGGGGGACCGAGGGGGAGCCCGCCAGCTCCAGGGTCTGGGGTAGAGGGGCAGACCGTCCGATGGGTCACTGGGAGAGGGCAGCTACAGGGGTGCCAtcgccctccccacctcctgtcTAGGACAGACTGGCACCCACACCTGTGTCACACCCACACACATTAGGGGACTCACCACTGCCTCCACACGTGCACAGAGCAGACCCAGTCACGTACGTGGACGTGTATTTATGCTGTCACCCGCACTCTTCCACACACAACCagacacatgtgtgtgtgtatatgcatgcaagCACCCACTGCCACACACCCCTGGGCATGTGTCATCGCTGTGAGCACCATCCCAGGGGCACAGACTTCCACGTGCAATCCCACAAGTACACCCACGCAAACGCCACGTGGGATCACCCAGATCCCCGCCAGCACTGTCACAGATGGCCACTGGCACCCAGGAGCCTCTTCTCCGGCCCAGCCCAGGCACTTCCCTCCCACTCACCAGGTCCTTGGGCGGCTGGGCCAGCACAGCAAAGGTGGACAGGTGCTGGCACTGGCAGCGAGTGTGGGCTGCCTGGGTCTCCAAGGTCTGGCAGCTCTCAGTGTCCCAGTCCCCTGAACTGGCATCTCTTGGGTGGAGGGAGAGGTGGAATGAGCCCCAGCCCAGCTCCATGGCCCCACCCCCAGTGCTGGCCACTGCCCAAGGACAGGTGAAACCCAGAGCAAGGCCACATCCAAgaggcgggcaggcaggcaggcagcgggAGCCACAGGGTTTGCCCTTGATCCCTCAGGCCAAGGATGGTGCCAAGGCACCCTCCCTCTGGCCTTCCAGGCAGGACATCCCCTCCTGAGGGAGGAGTCCCAGGGCTGCAGCCTTCCCCACACAGAGCCCCTGCCCAACTCACGCTCTGGAGTAGTCCCAGCTGGCACAGTGGGGATCCGTGGTGCCCTGAGGAGCAGAAGACCTAAGTGCAGCGTGGGTGGGAAGCTGCCCACCCGTGACCACCCCCATCCTGCCATGGCAGGCCCCACACAGGTCAGCGGTTCAGCCTGCCATCAGGGCAGACCACCTGCCCATCAGACAGGCCTTTGGCTGCCCCGGCTGGGGCATATCCACGGTCCCCGCCCAGGGCCCCACTCACGTTGATGATATAGGAGAGCTCCACGGTGATGAGGGGCTCAGCTAGTGGCTGGGTGGGGGGCCTCACAGTCACTGTCATCACCCTGGATGTGACGGCCAGCGGGGGCCTGGGGGACAGATGCTGAGGTCAGCTCCTGCCAGCAGGTGCCCAGACCCAGTCAGGAACCCTGAAGGTGCTTTGGATCGAGGGCAGGAGGCTACCATGGTGCCAAGGCCAGGGGAAGGCCTAGAGTTCAGTGGGGCCCAGGACTTTGGGTGAGGTCTAGAGCTCAGTCCAACAACCCCTGCACCTCCTCTGAAGCCTCTGGGAGCTGCATGGATGTCTTGGAGAAGCACCTGTGTCCAGAGCCAGGCGAGGGGTCCCTGAGGCTGCAGATGGCTCTCTCTGTGGCCAGCACGGGCTCAGCCCTCCTTCCCTTACCTAGGCCTCCCTGGACCCGCAGCAACCCCATCCACCCCTCCCAGGGACTCACCTGGGGGGCGGCAGGATGAGGCCGAGGGTGCGGTAGAGCACAGCACCAATCACAAAGTAGGAGGAGGACTCCTCAGGGTCTGCCGGGAGGAGGCGCTGGTGGGAGTGGCCCGGGCCAGGGGGCACGGTTCCTGGGCCTCTCCCCCTGCCAAGGCTGCCTGCTGCCCCGGATGCGGCCGGCTTCCCTGGGGAGGAGAGGCTGAGCACCTCCTTGGGTAGGAAGAGGCGGTCCTCCGAGTACCGCACCCAGTCCTTCATGCCCCGGCGGCCACGCATGGGGAACGTGATGTCGCTGGACACAGCCGAGACGGGCTCTCGCTGAATGCTGATCACTGCAgaggacagacagagacagaaacagaggggAAGGTCACAGGGGAAGAGATGAatgtgggggagacagacagcaGGAAGGCAGATGCAGACACCAAGGTTGGTACAAACAAAGAGGCGGGGAGACACGTATACAGAGAAACAACAAAGAGACGGAGCATGGGAAGAAACATGGAGACAGAGATACAAATAAGGGGTTAAATGAGGGAAAGGCAGGGcccagagaaagagaggaagatagGAAAAGCCCTCAGAAACCATCCCTCCCCCAAGGCATCCTGCGTTCGGCCACATccagcaccccctccccagcctgcctCCTTGTACCCAGGTTATCTGTGACAATCAGAGAGCTCTGGAAGGCCTTGAGAGCGTCGCCCACCAGGTGAATGAAGTCCTCCACGACCCGGAGCAGGTGCACAGAGCCAGGGGACACCTGGGGGCAGACAGGGCATAAGGGACCGAGGCAGGGGTGGGTCATGGGGGAACAAGCCTGGAAGCCCAGCCCCTCACCTGCTGAGCGTCATCCCACTTGTCCTTGTTCTCTGCATCCACCATGAAGCTCACCACCTGGAAGAAGCGCTGGGGAGAGAGCAGTGGGTGTTGGGAGGTCCCAGCCCCAGGGACAGTAGCTTCCCCGCCACAGCCACACCTGCCACCACCCCCCCCAGACTCTGCTATAGGGGCCCGGCCTCCCCCTTCAATCTAGGGCTTCTGAACCTTCAGCCCTCCTTCCTCTTGACAGGGTAGAGGGTACCTGCACGTCATCAGCCGAGGGCACATAGGTGGCTCTCTTGAAGGTGTCAGTGACATTCCTCAGAATGTCCACGGAGAAAAGCAGGTCCCCACTGTAGTAGGTGCGCCGGGCCAGCAGCTCCTGCAGGCTCCGCACCACTTGTGACATGCCCTCGCCCGCCAGCATGCGCTGCCCCTTGGCCAGGTGCTCCCGAAGCTGCCAGTGACAGGTAGGCTGCTGTCACCAGAGTGTCAAGAGCCGGGACCCGCCCCTGGCCCATCCCACTCCAGTCCACCCACCACTTGCATCCAGAGGGAAAGGGTCAGATAGAGATGCTCAAAGGGATCATGGGGAGACAGAGTCTAAGAAAGAGACCCATAAAGAGAGAATCCCCAAAGATACGTAAAGACTGAAATAGGAAcagcaaaagaaagaaggagctcagatatacatataaaagATGACAAGCACAGTTGAGGGACAAGGCACCTCCCTAATCCAAAGAGGTCATCACACGCTGGAGTGTaatgcgctctctctctctctcaaatacGAGCTCCAAGCACAAACACAACAAATACCGGTTACAGTCAGACGAGTACACACAGGCCACGTTCGCTAACAACATTCTTACCCCATGGCAAGCCctgggctgggcactggggacataaaaataatttcaactttgtccctgccttcaaggagctcccAGTCTCACAGAACACAGACATTGTGATGAGCACTCATAACACCTAATGACTGAGAAGCTCAGGGGGCTGTAGGAGCACAGGGGGAGGCACTGGAGATAAGGGAAGACATCTGAGAGTCAGGCCTTgagggatgagtaggagtttgtcAGACAAGGAGAGGCACAGCCAGGCAGAAGTGGGCACATTGTATGTACGCCAAGGCACATGGGCACGAGCAAGAATCAAGCTCCCTCCACGCCCACCAGAGTCTGGGACAGATCCTGTGTCGCCCCAGCCCAGCAGGGTGCACTCACTGACAGATACAGGTAGCGGTACTCGTGGGAGATGCAGCGGGCAAAGCTGGGCAGCCCCCAGTAGGCCACGCCCTGGGCACTGAGGAGACAGCGGCGGCTGGCAGACCCTGCACGGGGACAGGACAGAGGGTTGGGTGTGGGGGCCGAGCTCTCACTCACTTCACTCCACACCTCAGGATGGAGGCTCAAAGAGGCTGGGGGCCCGGAAGGGAGCGGCAAGAATGGCGGGTGTGGGAGGCATGCAGGGAGAGCCACCCGCCCCTCACCTGAGGCGTTGGGGGGGCACTTGTTGTAGATGATCTCTCCAGCAGCCGCCTTCTTCCACATCATCAGCATCACGTACTCGTCCCTGCACATCTCATGGAAGGCTGTTGGTACAGCGGAGGGGCTCAGCCAGGCCCAGGCACTTGCCCCCCAAGCCCCAGGGTCCGGTGGGCAATACCTGGACACCTCTTCTCACTGCAGGGCTTCACCTCCTCTCCGGTGCCCTCGCAGGGGTAGCCCTGAGCGCCTGTGGCCTGGCACATGCGGAAACGGCGCTGCCAGCCTGTGTCACATGTCTTGGAGCATAGGCTCCACGCGTTCcacggcccccacttgccgtctGTGGCTGCAGAGATGGGGGGCGTGAGTGGCCCCAGGCGCCCCCTGGGCCAGGGCCGCCACCTGCCCGCCCTTTGCCGTGCACTCACCCGGGCACTCAAGGTTGCCGCACTCCCGGGTGTCAGTGAGGGCCCCGGTACACGTGGCCCAGGCTGGGCCCGCCACACTGCACTTCCGGCTGCGCTGCTGGGTCCCATTAGCACAGGACATGGAGCACGGGCCCCAGGGACCCCATTCTAGCCACTGGCCTTCCACTGCATGGGGAGACACAAGCAGGGTTGGCTGTTGAGCAAGGGGTGTGGGGATGCGTCAGGGCAGAGCACCGCAGGGAGATGGCATTCAGATTTAAATAAGGCCAGACCCACTGGAGAGGGGTGGATGAAGCGGGGCTGGAGGGAGCTGGTggtgcctgggcctgggcctgcctgcctgccaccaGCTCCAGGAACAGAGGACCCCTCTCCACTCAGCACTGAGGCACATGCTCTCTTCTGGCTAGGGAAACGGGCCCCGGGCCACCTTCTGATCTTTGCCCACATGTAAGCCCAGCTTTGTGTCCCCTCACAGCCCAGCTGGCCATGAGCACCAAAGTGCTATGAACAACAAGGGTAGTCCAGGGCTCAGGGGAAGGGGCACTGGCAAGCAGCCCCCTTTAGATGGAATCACAGGGTGCCAACTCCAAGTAGGCTGGGCCAGGTCACCTCCCACGCTGGCAGGTAGACTCTGCCAGTCTCCCCATGCTTGGTCAAAGCTCACTGGGGTTCCCCCAGGGGCAGGGCATTGGACCTGACTTCCTCCCCTTTCCCGACCCCCACCCAGCTGGGCAGCGCCCGCCTGGAAGCCCACGGGTGCTACTGACCCGGGCAGGCGGCCATACTGCAGAGCTTAGTCTGCAGCTCGGGACCCTCGCAGGCCTTGCCGCCGTGCTGGGGGGGCACGCAGGTCCGCATCCGGCTCCGGGACCCCCGCCCGCAGCtgcgggagcacaggctccaggaccCCCACTCCTCCCACACgccgtgcactgcaaggaagcaCGTGGCCGGTGGCTGGGCGGCACCTTGGCCCCGCCCACTGCCCACCCGCCCACCAATCAGGAGCTCCGGCAGCTCTGCCACTGCTCCTCATTGGATCTGCCCTGGGCCCCAGGATTCCGCCCtttgtggggggtggggatgtggaAGACACAGACTTCTAGTCCCAACTCACACAGGACACTGCCTGTGGACACCCGGACGGGGAGACTAGAATCAACCCAGGAGGGGAGCCAGGGGTCCTCCTCTCCTGGGGGCACAGGAAAGCCCAGGAAAGGGCTCAAGATCTACCCCACCTTaccccatccccatccctccccaccccagatcCAGAGCAAGAATCCAACATGGCAGGCCTGGGGCAAGAgaatgcccctccccaccccaagcgCAGGGACACACAAATAGACATGACCCTCTACGTGGACACTGACACAAAGAGCTCACATTGGAACATGGCTTTGCCCCACCCCTTTGCAAGCTCCTGGCACACCCCCAGCTGCCAAGACCCCTTCCCAGGTAGCCCTACTTTAAGTTCCCAGCCAGGAGCTGATCTGGCCTAGGTACCACTTGCACTCCCTCAGGCACAAGGGGCAGGACCCGCTGAAGCTGCCGAGCCCCTCCTGACGGACAGGCAGTCCCCACAGGCACATGCACATTCTCAACAACTCCATGCTGAACTGAGGAAGGCTTCAGGGTCTAGGGGAGGCTCCCtggggagtgggatagggagtcagaggagggaggggatggtCAGAgaaagcttcatttttttttttttttaagtggcattTCTCTTAGATCTTGAAGGACAGGCTGAATTTTAATAGCCAAGGTAGAGGTGGAGGGGATAGGATGAGAATAGGCAAGTGCAGGGTGGTGGGAAAGTGCAAGAGGTGCTGGTGTGGCCAGAGCATAGGGAACACGGAAGGCGGTGAGGGTAAAAAGACAAGCCTTGATTACCAGGACGTAGGCATCAGGGGAGTGATGTGCCCAGAACCAAGCCTGCTGGTGCGGGCCCTGGTCTGATTCATCTGTGTCCCCGATGCCCTGTGCGGGGCTGGGcacggtgggggggtggggggacagtcaAGTTTGCTGAATGAAAGGAGGAGGCAGCCAACCATCTTTGGAAGATGAACTTGCCTGAGTCCCAGGCAGGACCCGACCCTGCAGGCAGACTGGGCGGGGAGGATGGGCATACCTGGGCAGGTGGCTGAATTGTTGCAGGGCCGGGTCTCCCGCAGGGGCCCGCTGCACAGGGTCCCATAGGGGGAGGACACGCAGGAGCGGGTCCGCACCTGCAGGCCCTGCCCACACGTCAGGGAACACACGCTCCACGGGGACCACTCCTCAGCCGCTGGGTCGCCTACGAGAGAGGGACAGCGTCGGCGGCAGGGGGCATCTCCCAAGCACTCAGTCTCATAGGAATCCTCCTACCCTGACCCCAAGTGACAGGCTCTTCAGGAGGCAATCCAGCCCTGCCCACAGGCCTCGCATGGCAGAGAGACACGACTGAGCTCCAGGACATAGACACAGACGGGCACACGCCAAGCACACATGCCACCAGACGCCACAGAGTCGGGCCCCCGCCACAGAGGAAGGGAGGCGGGCCCGAGTTACCTGTCTGCGCCATGTACAGCCCAGGCTCATCTGCAGACCTTGGCCACTGGGTTTTCACCTTCGGTTCCTCTTCCGGCTCCTCACCTGGAACACGGAGGTGGTGGCAGGGGCTCAGCAGAGGCCAGCTCAGTCCCGCCAAGGTGGCACAGAGAGGGCAGCCTTGCTCGCCCTCAGCCAGAGGGTCTGGAACCAACTGCAGGTGACGCTGAAAGAGCATCAcgtcctgccccctgccccaccaccaccattttacagataaggaaactgaggctcagaaggccACACAGGGCTTGCCTACAGCCTCACgactgtcttttcctcttgcCTCAGCCAAACTGGGGGAGACTGGAGAGGAGTGGCCGCTCATATTAATGAGCTCTGGGAGGCTTCTGTGCCAAGTGCTGTCCCTACCTATCTCCTTAACCCTCCCCTGGGAAGTAGGGACCATCACCTCcgtttaaagatgagaaaactgaggcccagagaggggaagtgacttgtccaataTCACACAGCTTGGAAAGCCTCATGTCCAGTCTCTTTCCCCTCACAGGGCTGACCCTAAGGCAGACAAACAGCCAAGGTGAGCAGTTGTGACTACTCTGTAAGCTTGGGACACGACTCATGCCAAGccaggggctgggcctggggcccAGATTCTGCTCCCCAAGCAGCACTGGACTGTGACCCGGAGGCACAGGTCAGAACGCTGCTCCTCTGAGACCTAAGGGCCTGGGGCAGGTGCCTCCATCCAGCAGACCCTACTCCCCACCGCCCTGTGGCCAGCGAGCAGGGGGCGCTCTGGGATCTGCTGCTGCCGCCTCGGCCCCCGCCTCACCGGGCTCTTGGCTGCCCGATTTCTGTGTCTGGTCTAGGCCTCGGAAGCACTGCCAGCTCTGGAGGAGAGGCTGGGAGCTCCCATTCTCCAAAGCCAGGCCCTCCTGCTCAGACGTGAGCTCATCAGGCCCTCTCCCACAGGCTGGGTAGCGGGGATGGTGGCAGACAGGAGTACAGGGGAGAAAGACCCAGCCCACGTAGAGGCTGCTGGGCAGGTGGGATCGGAACAGCATTTTGGGACAGGGCTCAGCCCACGCTGTCCCCAGACTAGAAGGTACTCCTCTCCCCCACTCCCAGGCCCTCTCCTATTTCTGAACACCAGCTCAGCACCGAACAGGCACTCTGTGTTGGAAGGAACCCAAGAAGGCTGTACTCTTCCTGCCCCCTGCCGCCCAGTCCAGGCCCTGCGTCTGAGAGAAAGCTCTTCCTCACCAGGCGTGAAGAGTGGCCACTCTGAGCAAAGCTGCTGTCCAGGGGGCCCTGAGCTGCCACTCAGCCCAGTCTCTGGTCTCATCCACTCCCGGGCCCTTCCCTCCACTTCAGCCACCAGTCCCAGGACCTGATCTTCATCATCCCCGAAACTGCTCCACCATCTCTGAAACCTGCGTCTCCCCAGCCCACAGGACACCTTCAGAGTCAGGCAACCCTGGTCCCAACTGGGGCGTGGACACggaccagctgtgtgaccatgggcaagtgtCTTTGCCTCTCTGACCCTGTTTTCTGACTTCTGTAGAACAATACTCAGA encodes:
- the ADGRB2 gene encoding adhesion G protein-coupled receptor B2 isoform X9, giving the protein MQGQGTSRPGGPRPRVGLGSAAQRAPRRRRGKGHRMTPACPLLLSVILSLRLAAAFDPAPSACSALASGVLYGAFSLQDLFPTIASGCSWTLENPDPTKYSLYLRFNRQEQVCAHFAPRLLPLDHYLVNFTCLRPSPDEAEAQAELGRPEEEEEAAGLELCGGSGPFTFLHFDKNFVQLCLSAEPSEAPRLLAPAALAFRFVEVLLINNNNSSQFTCGVLCRWSEECGRAAGRACGFAQPGCSCPGETGASPATTTPPGPPAAHTLSNALVPGGPAPPAEADLHSGSSNDLFTTEMRYGEEPEEEPKVKTQWPRSADEPGLYMAQTVEGQWLEWGPWGPCSMSCANGTQQRSRKCSVAGPAWATCTGALTDTRECGNLECPATDGKWGPWNAWSLCSKTCDTGWQRRFRMCQATGAQGYPCEGTGEEVKPCSEKRCPAFHEMCRDEYVMLMMWKKAAAGEIIYNKCPPNASGSASRRCLLSAQGVAYWGLPSFARCISHEYRYLYLSLREHLAKGQRMLAGEGMSQVVRSLQELLARRTYYSGDLLFSVDILRNVTDTFKRATYVPSADDVQRFFQVVSFMVDAENKDKWDDAQQVSPGSVHLLRVVEDFIHLVGDALKAFQSSLIVTDNLVISIQREPVSAVSSDITFPMRGRRGMKDWVRYSEDRLFLPKEVLSLSSPGKPAASGAAGSLGRGRGPGTVPPGPGHSHQRLLPADPEESSSYFVIGAVLYRTLGLILPPPRPPLAVTSRVMTVTVRPPTQPLAEPLITVELSYIINGTTDPHCASWDYSRADASSGDWDTESCQTLETQAAHTRCQCQHLSTFAVLAQPPKDLTLELAGSPSVPLVIGCAVSCMALLTLLAIYAAFWRFIKSERSIILLNFCLSILASNILILVGQSRVLSKGVCTMTAAFLHFFFLSSFCWVLTEAWQSYLAVIGRMRTRLVRKRFLCLGWGLPALVVAVSVGFTRTKGYGTSSYCWLSLEGGLLYAFVGPAAVIVLVNMLIGIIVFNKLMARDGISDKSKKQRAGSERCPWASLLLPCSACGAVPSPLLSSASARNAMASLWSSCVVLPLLALTWMSAVLAMTDRRSVLFQALFAVFNSAQGFVITAVHCFLRREVQDVVKCQMGVCRADESEDSPDSCKNGQLQILSDFEKDVDLACQTVLFKEVNTCNPSTITGTLSRLSLDEDEEPKSCLVGPEGSLSFSPLPGNLLVPMAASPGLGEPPPPQEANPVYMCGEGGLRQLDLTWLQPAEPGSDGDYMVLPRRTLSLQPGGGGGGGEDAPRARPEGTPRRAAKALGHAEGYPSFLSVDHSGLGLGPAYGSLQNPYGMTFQPPPPTPSARQVPEPGERSRTMPRTVPGSTMKLGSLERKKLRYSDLDFEKVMHTRKRHSELYHELNQKFHTFDRYRSQSTAKREKRWSVSSGGAAERSVSSEKPSPGERPGLSQQRRHQSWSTFKSMTLGSLPPKPRERLALHRAAAWEPTEPPDGDFQTEV
- the ADGRB2 gene encoding adhesion G protein-coupled receptor B2 isoform X8, with the translated sequence MQGQGTSRPGGPRPRVGLGSAAQRAPRRRRGKGHRMTPACPLLLSVILSLRLAAAFDPAPSACSALASGVLYGAFSLQDLFPTIASGCSWTLENPDPTKYSLYLRFNRQEQVCAHFAPRLLPLDHYLVNFTCLRPSPDEAEAQAELGRPEEEEEAAGLELCGGSGPFTFLHFDKNFVQLCLSAEPSEAPRLLAPAALAFRFVEVLLINNNNSSQFTCGVLCRWSEECGRAAGRACGFAQPGCSCPGETGASPATTTPPGPPAAHTLSNALVPGGPAPPAEADLHSGSSNDLFTTEMRYGEEPEEEPKVKTQWPRSADEPGLYMAQTGDPAAEEWSPWSVCSLTCGQGLQVRTRSCVSSPYGTLCSGPLRETRPCNNSATCPVEGQWLEWGPWGPCSMSCANGTQQRSRKCSVAGPAWATCTGALTDTRECGNLECPATDGKWGPWNAWSLCSKTCDTGWQRRFRMCQATGAQGYPCEGTGEEVKPCSEKRCPAFHEMCRDEYVMLMMWKKAAAGEIIYNKCPPNASGSASRRCLLSAQGVAYWGLPSFARCISHEYRYLYLSLREHLAKGQRMLAGEGMSQVVRSLQELLARRTYYSGDLLFSVDILRNVTDTFKRATYVPSADDVQRFFQVVSFMVDAENKDKWDDAQQVSPGSVHLLRVVEDFIHLVGDALKAFQSSLIVTDNLVISIQREPVSAVSSDITFPMRGRRGMKDWVRYSEDRLFLPKEVLSLSSPGKPAASGAAGSLGRGRGPGTVPPGPGHSHQRLLPADPEESSSYFVIGAVLYRTLGLILPPPRPPLAVTSRVMTVTVRPPTQPLAEPLITVELSYIINGTTDPHCASWDYSRADASSGDWDTESCQTLETQAAHTRCQCQHLSTFAVLAQPPKDLTLELAGSPSVPLVIGCAVSCMALLTLLAIYAAFWRFIKSERSIILLNFCLSILASNILILVGQSRVLSKGVCTMTAAFLHFFFLSSFCWVLTEAWQSYLAVIGRMRTRLVRKRFLCLGWGLPALVVAVSVGFTRTKGYGTSSYCWLSLEGGLLYAFVGPAAVIVLVNMLIGIIVFNKLMARDGISDKSKKQRAGSERCPWASLLLPCSACGAVPSPLLSSASARNAMASLWSSCVVLPLLALTWMSAVLAMTDRRSVLFQALFAVFNSAQGFVITAVHCFLRREVQDVVKCQMGVCRADESEDSPDSCKNGQLQILSDFEKDVDLACQTVLFKEVNTCNPSTITGTLSRLSLDEDEEPKSCLVGPEGSLSFSPLPGNLLVPMAASPGLGEPPPPQEANPVYMCGEGGLRQLDLTWLQPAEPGSDGDYMVLPRRTLSLQPGGGGGGGEDAPRARPEGTPRRAAKALGHAEGYPSFLSVDHSGLGLGPAYGSLQNPYGMTFQPPPPTPSARQVPEPGERSRTMPRTVPGSTMKLGSLERKKLRYSDLDFEKVMHTRKRHSELYHELNQKFHTFDRYRSQSTAKREKRWSVSSGGAAERSVSSEKPSPGERPGLSQQRRHQSWSTFKSMTLGSLPPKPRERLALHRAAAWEPTEPPDGDFQTEV